The Hymenobacter sp. DG01 sequence ACCGAAAACGGAGCGGTAGAATCGAAATCGACCCTACACTACATTGACGTACCGGTGCTGCTGCGCATCAATGCCGATGGCCCCTTCTTTGAGCTGGGCCCGCAGGTAGGCTTTCTGGTAGGCGTGAAAAACGAGTTGAAAAGTGGTACAGGCTCCATTTCGGGCACTGATAAAAGCCTTTACAACACGGTGGATATTGGGGGTATAGCTGGGGTAGGCTACCAGTTCGGCAGCGGCCCCAGCCTGGGTATCCGCTACAACATGGGCTTCACCCCGATTTACAAGGACGTGCTCGGCAACCGGATAAAGCAGTTTAACTCGGCTTTTCAGTTGCAGCTGGGCTACCGTATTGGGGGATAAGCCGCCGGGGCAAGTAGCTCTTGCGGCTAAGCGCACCGCTGTATAAAAAAGGCCTGCCCGGTTCCCCGGGCAGGCCTTTGTGCGCGAAACAAACCGTACGGCTACTGCATGCGGGCCGCGTAATTGCGGTAGAAGTGCGGAATGGTTTCGATGCCCTTCAGGAAGTTGAACACGCCGTAGTGCTCGTTGGGCGAGTGGATGGCATCGGAGTCGAGCCCAAAGCCGAGCAGCACGGAATCCAGGCCCAGCTCCGTCTTGAACATGGCCACAATCGGGATGGAGCCGCCACCGCGCGTTGGGATGGGGCGTTTGCCGAAGGTGGTTTCCATAGCATCGGCAGCGGCCTGGTAAGCCACCGAGTCGGTGGGGGTTACTACCGGCTCGCCACCGTGGTGGGGCTTTACTACTACCGTTACGCCGGCGGGCGCAATGCTCTCGAAGTGCTTCTGGAATATTTCCGTGATTTCCTCGGAGGTCTGGTGGGGCACCAGGCGCATAGAAATCTTGGCGTAGGCCTTGGAGGCAATAACGGTTTTGGCGCCCTCGCCGGTGTAGCCGCCCCAGATGCCGTTCACGTCCAGCGTAGGCCGGATGCCGATGCGTTCCACGGTGGTATAGCCTTCCTCGCCGTAGGTAGCGGGCAGGCCGATGCTCTGCTTAAACTCCTCATCGGAGTGAGGCACACGGTTTAGCTCGGCGCGCTCGTCTTCGCTCAGTACGGCTACCTTGTCGTAGAAGCCGGGGATGGTGATGTGGTTGTTTTCGTCGTGCAGGGAGGCAATCATCTTGCAGA is a genomic window containing:
- a CDS encoding dipeptidase; the protein is MASYLEQNQERFLSELIDWLRIPSVSADPKFHGDVLRAAEYLKTRFEEVGLQNVELCPTAGNPIVYGEKIIDPALPTVLVYGHYDVQPADPYELWDSGPFEPVIKDGKIYARGACDDKGQVYMHVKALELMNQEGGVPCNVKVMIEGEEEIGSNNLAIFVRNNREKLKADVILISDTGILSNDQPSIEVGLRGLSYHEVEVTGPNRDLHSGLYGGAVANPINVLCKMIASLHDENNHITIPGFYDKVAVLSEDERAELNRVPHSDEEFKQSIGLPATYGEEGYTTVERIGIRPTLDVNGIWGGYTGEGAKTVIASKAYAKISMRLVPHQTSEEITEIFQKHFESIAPAGVTVVVKPHHGGEPVVTPTDSVAYQAAADAMETTFGKRPIPTRGGGSIPIVAMFKTELGLDSVLLGFGLDSDAIHSPNEHYGVFNFLKGIETIPHFYRNYAARMQ
- a CDS encoding porin family protein — its product is MKKITLSLLLVAGAAGLARAQSVQVGIKAGATLATITGDDANDANKYKAGLNAGVALQFGLAPKNFIALQPEILYSMKGARTENGAVESKSTLHYIDVPVLLRINADGPFFELGPQVGFLVGVKNELKSGTGSISGTDKSLYNTVDIGGIAGVGYQFGSGPSLGIRYNMGFTPIYKDVLGNRIKQFNSAFQLQLGYRIGG